Below is a genomic region from Actinoallomurus bryophytorum.
TCCGTGGAGATCGGCGCGCCCTGGACGCCGAGCTTGTCCTGGTCGACCGCGATGACCTCTTTGTTGGTGAGAATGGCCATCGTCGCGGCGGAGGCCTTGCGCAGGTCGCTGCCGATCAGCAGCGGTGCCGCCATCTCGGCCCACAGGCTGAAGTGCGAGCGGTACTCGGTGTCGGTCATGCCGCCGTTGCCGACCTCCAGCATGTCCGGATCGTTCCAGTGGCCGGGGCCGGCGTACGGGGCCAGCACCATGTTCTGGTGCACGATGCCGAGCATGCTCGAGTAGCTGTCGCTGATGTCGCCGGTGGTACGCCAGGAGTTGCCGACGTCCTTGGCCCACAGCCAGGGCTTGTTCTCGCCCCACTCGCAGATGGAGAACAGGATGTCGCGGCCGGTGGCCTTCAGCGCGTCGCGCATCGTGGTGTAGCGCTGCTGCGCGTCGACGCCCTGGTTGTTGCAGTTGTCGTACTTGAGGTAGTCGACGCCCCACGACGCCCACAGGTTCGCGTCCTGCCGCTCGTGGCCGAGGCCGCCGGGGAAGCCGTTGGTGTCGCAGGTCTTGGTGCCGGCGCTGGAGTAGATGCCGAGCTTGAGGCCCTTGGAGTGGACGTAGTCCGCGACCGCCTTGATGCCGTCCGGGAAGCGCGAGGGGTCCGGCTGCAGGTTCCCGTCGGCGTCACGCTGAGGGAGCGCCCAGCAGTCGTCGAGGTTGACGTACTGGTATCCGGCGTCCTTCAGGCCCGAGGAGACGAAGAGGTCGGCGATTCCCTTGACCATCGCCTCGTTGAAGTCCGCGCCGCAGTGCGTCGCGTTCCAGTTGTTGAACCCCATCTGCGGGGTCAGGGCGAGGCCGTTGTCGAGAGCGGCGGCCGGCGGGGCCGATGCGAGCGTGAGGACCGCGGCACCGGCGACGCTCGTCGCGAGCGCGGCGAGTACCGATGTCAGGGTACGGACGGTGCGCATGGGGCTGCTCCTGTTTTCGGGGGACTGCGCACTGCTGGGGATCGGCACGGCCAGACGCGCCGTGCCGGTCCCCGGGTGACCCGAACCGGCGGGCGACGGAGGCGCCCGCCGGTCAGGATCGTCGGCGTGGTCTCAGGACGTCAGCTGCACTTGACGCCTTCCTGCTTCCAGTTGGACGCGTCCACCATCTTGGTCGGGGCGAACGCCTCCTGCGGCATCGGCTTGCCGGTCCGCAGGTTGTCCACGATCTCCTGTACGGCCAGGCCACCGACGTCGTAGCCGTTGATGAACAGCGCGGCCCTCATGCCGGTCGCCTTGCCCGAACCCCAGTCCTTGCAGGCCAGCTGGGCGCCGAGCCCGACGCCGTCGATGTCGGCCGCCTTGTAGCCGCCGTTCTGGATCGCGGTGACCGCGCCGGAGACGTTCTCGTCGTTGCAGCCCCACACGACCCAGTGCTTGACGGACCGGTGGCCCGAGATCACGGCACCGGTCTTGGACTGCGCGTCGGTCGGGGTGTTGTCCGTACCGACCTTGATCACCTGGACCTTGGCCCCTGCGGCCTGCTCGAACGCGGCCTGCGCGGCGACCACGCGGTCGGTGCAGACGGTCACGTCCTGCTTCCAGGCCGAGATGATCGCGGTGTCCGCGGGCTTCCAGCCGGACTTCTTGAACTCCTCGCCGGCGCGCTGGCCGACCTGGGTGCCCATCTGGCTGCCGGAGAAGCCCACCCGCTGGACCAGCTGGTCCTTGGGGCACTTGGCCGGGTCCGGGCCGGTCTTGCAGATCTGGTCGTCCGTGCTGAGCAGCGTCACCTTGCCGCCCGCCGCGGTCTGCACGATCTGCGGGCCGACCGCCGGGTCCGGCGGCACGATGAGGACGCCGTTCACCTTCTGCGCGACGGCCGCCTGGGTCTCCGACACCGCCTTGTTGGTGTCGTTGCCCAGGTTGACGATCTTGACGTCGACGTTGCCGAGCTGCTTGGCCTTGGCCTTGGCGCCGTCCGCCTCGTCGATGAAGTACTGCTGATCGCCCTGCTTCTGCAGGAAGGCGATCGAGATCTTCCCTGAGACCTTCTTGCTGGAGCTCGCCGAGGAGCTCTCTTTGCCTGACGAACAGGCGGCAAGGCTGAGGGCGGCGGCGAGACCTATCGCCACGACCGCGCCGGGCCTGCGTATCCGGGCCATGCTCTGCCTTCTTTCTGGCCTTTGGTGGCTGGACCTGGTCCCGTTTCCCCGATGTTTCCGCTGAGTTACCAGGCGATGTGCGCTATTCCTACCAGTCTCAACACAAACCAACAAGACTCGATTCGGTAACATGTTGGGCCGTGTTGACATATGTCGTTTCTGGGGGCACGCTGCACGCGGTGGCGGTCGCTGAGAGGGGGGACGATGCTCGCCCAGCAACGGCAGCAGGCAATTTTGGATCTCGTCCAGCAGCACGGAGGCGTCCGTGTCGCCGACCTTGTTCGAGAGTTCAGCGTCTCAGACATGACGATCCGCCGTGACCTGGAGGTACTCGCCGACCGCGGCCTGATCTCCAAGGTGCACGGCGGCGCCACCACGGTGGGCGCCGGGTCGACCGAGGAGCCCGGCTTCGCCGCCAAGTCGGTCCGTCAGCGGCAGGAGAAGGACGCCATCGCCCGCCGCGCCGCCCGGCTCGTACGCCCGGGTACGGCCGTCGCGGTCTCCGCCGGCACCACCACGTGGGCGCTCGCCCACCATCTGACCGACGTCCCGGAGCTGACCGTTGTCACCAACTCGATCCAGATCGCCGATGTCTTCTACCGGGCCAACCGCGCCGACCAGACGATCGTGCTCACCGGCGGCATCCGCACACCCTCGGACGCGCTCGTCGGCCCGGTCGCGGTCAACGCGATCCGCTCCCTCAACGTCGACCTGCTGCTGCTCGGCGTGCACGGCATGAGCACGCGGGCCGGCTTCACCACGCCGAACCTCATGGAGGCCGAGACGGACCGCGCGATGGTGGGCGCTGCCCGCCGCCTCGCGGTGCTGGCCGACCACACCAAGTGGGGCACGGTCGGGCTCAGCACGATCGCGCGCCTCGGCGACGCCGACGTGCTCATCACCGACGCGGGCCTGAGCGACGACGCACGCAAGCAACTCATCGAGGAGGTCGGCGAGCTCGTCACCGTCGACCCGGCCGAGGCGCACCCATGAAACGCACCGTCACCCATCTCGCCGACGGCAGAGAGCTGATCTACTTCGACCGGCACGATGACGCCGACCGGTCCGCGGTGGACACACGGACACTGCCGCCTCCCCCGCAGGCCTCGGAGCTGCGCCGCGACCGGCTGCTCGGCGAGTGGGTCACGATCGCCTCGCACCGCCAGGACCGTACGTACCTGCCGCCGAGCGACCAGTGCCCGCTCGACCCGTCCGCCCCCGGCCGGCCGACCGAGATCCCCGCCTCCGACTACGAGGTGGTCGTCTTCGAGAACCGGTTCCCGTCCTATTCCGGGCGCGTGCCGGACGACCTGCACGGCGCGACACCGGGAGTCGGCCGCGCCGAGGTCGTGTGCTTCTCCCCCGACCACGACGCGTCGTTCGCGACCCTGGACCTGGCGCAGGTCGGCACGGTCATGGAGGCGTGGGCGGACCGTACCGCCGAGCTGTCCACGCTGCCCGGCGTCCAGCAGGTGTTCTGCTTCGAGAACCGCGGCGCCGAGATCGGCGTCACCCTCGCCCACCCGCACGGCCAGATCTACGCCTATCCGTTCGTGACGCCGCGCACCGAGCGGATGCTGAGCGTCGCCCGCGCCCACCGCGACGAGACCGGCCGTGACCTGTTCGCCGACGTCCTCGCCTCCGAGCGGGCCGCCGGGGTACGGGTCGTGGCGGCCAACGACCTGTGGACCGCGTTCGTGCCCGAGGCCGCCCGGTGGCCGTTCGAGGTGCACCTCTTCCCGCACCGCAAGCTGCCGGACCTGGCCGCGCTGTCGATGGAGGAGCGGGAGGCGTTCGCCACGCTGTACGTCGACGTGCTGCAACGCCTCGACCGGCTGTTCGGCGTGCCGATGCCCTACATCTCGGCCTGGCATCAGGCCCCGGTCTCGACCGGCCGCGACCTGGGCTACCTGCACCTTCAGCTGTTCAGCAGCCGGAGGGCGGCGGAGAAGCTGAAGTACCTGGCCGGCTCGGAGGCCGCCATGGGCGCGTTCGTGAACGACATCTACCCCGAGGACGCCGCTCGCCGCCTGCGCGCGGCCACATAGCGGCCTTTACAGCGCCCTCCAGGCGGGCGATGGTGAGGGCTTCGGCACATTCCCGGAGGGCGTGCACCGGTGATGCGACTGCGGGTCGACCCCGTACGGGCCCAGGTCTACGAGCACGGCTGGC
It encodes:
- a CDS encoding substrate-binding domain-containing protein, with product MARIRRPGAVVAIGLAAALSLAACSSGKESSSASSSKKVSGKISIAFLQKQGDQQYFIDEADGAKAKAKQLGNVDVKIVNLGNDTNKAVSETQAAVAQKVNGVLIVPPDPAVGPQIVQTAAGGKVTLLSTDDQICKTGPDPAKCPKDQLVQRVGFSGSQMGTQVGQRAGEEFKKSGWKPADTAIISAWKQDVTVCTDRVVAAQAAFEQAAGAKVQVIKVGTDNTPTDAQSKTGAVISGHRSVKHWVVWGCNDENVSGAVTAIQNGGYKAADIDGVGLGAQLACKDWGSGKATGMRAALFINGYDVGGLAVQEIVDNLRTGKPMPQEAFAPTKMVDASNWKQEGVKCS
- a CDS encoding DeoR/GlpR family DNA-binding transcription regulator, producing the protein MLAQQRQQAILDLVQQHGGVRVADLVREFSVSDMTIRRDLEVLADRGLISKVHGGATTVGAGSTEEPGFAAKSVRQRQEKDAIARRAARLVRPGTAVAVSAGTTTWALAHHLTDVPELTVVTNSIQIADVFYRANRADQTIVLTGGIRTPSDALVGPVAVNAIRSLNVDLLLLGVHGMSTRAGFTTPNLMEAETDRAMVGAARRLAVLADHTKWGTVGLSTIARLGDADVLITDAGLSDDARKQLIEEVGELVTVDPAEAHP
- the galT gene encoding galactose-1-phosphate uridylyltransferase, whose translation is MKRTVTHLADGRELIYFDRHDDADRSAVDTRTLPPPPQASELRRDRLLGEWVTIASHRQDRTYLPPSDQCPLDPSAPGRPTEIPASDYEVVVFENRFPSYSGRVPDDLHGATPGVGRAEVVCFSPDHDASFATLDLAQVGTVMEAWADRTAELSTLPGVQQVFCFENRGAEIGVTLAHPHGQIYAYPFVTPRTERMLSVARAHRDETGRDLFADVLASERAAGVRVVAANDLWTAFVPEAARWPFEVHLFPHRKLPDLAALSMEEREAFATLYVDVLQRLDRLFGVPMPYISAWHQAPVSTGRDLGYLHLQLFSSRRAAEKLKYLAGSEAAMGAFVNDIYPEDAARRLRAAT